A window of the Deltaproteobacteria bacterium genome harbors these coding sequences:
- a CDS encoding RidA family protein encodes MGIEDRLRELQIDLPEVAPAGNYLPSCRVGNLIFISGQLPKVEGRIAFRGRVGKEVDLESARRAAKACVANLLAVLKQDLGSLDRVKKVVRLTGYVNSFPGFQEQHKVVDGASDLLVEIFGDSGRHSRVSVGVVELPMGAAVELEMIVEIK; translated from the coding sequence ATGGGAATCGAGGATCGCCTGCGTGAGTTGCAGATCGACCTTCCGGAGGTAGCACCGGCGGGGAATTACCTCCCCTCCTGTCGTGTTGGAAATCTTATCTTTATTTCAGGTCAGCTTCCGAAGGTGGAGGGGCGAATCGCCTTTCGCGGGCGCGTCGGGAAAGAGGTCGACCTTGAATCGGCACGACGGGCAGCAAAGGCCTGCGTGGCCAATCTGCTTGCTGTCTTGAAACAGGATCTTGGCTCACTGGATAGGGTGAAAAAGGTGGTTCGGTTAACCGGTTATGTTAATTCATTCCCCGGTTTTCAGGAGCAACACAAGGTTGTGGATGGGGCGAGTGACCTCCTCGTAGAGATTTTTGGGGATTCGGGACGACATTCGCGTGTTTCCGTTGGTGTTGTGGAGCTCCCTATGGGTGCTGCTGTGGAGCTCGAGATGATAGTCGAAATTAAGTAG
- the bamA gene encoding outer membrane protein assembly factor BamA, producing MKPLILILFGFLLVMPTPLWGRESRIADIKIEGEASLPREEIEALLPLKRGDPLNEKELGPFLDYLKKWGRFSEIKMEKKTTPEGLLLILHLKEGMKVVDIQVSGNYPYLSKSLHRKLSVHRGDFYDPEIAQDQIKRLQDFYEREGYAGTTVTLDIQPDHKWENVILHYHIKKGDRYQLNQIEIEGNQLFPRGYFISQLNPLILYRPARLRNSLNKIRKDYQKKGYLEARVRIKQISIDEKKRKINLKLAVQEGPHVKVRFHGNKRLSRKTLKKVIPVLTEGDTSSLAIEESKQAIQALYKERGFLEASVVARKKRLDVSEILIQFDIQEGTQTRVKQVRLVGAKQLRPRKIKRHLTTEEESIFKDGYYNPETVEADFLRLPEIYHHHGFLEARALDKKTDFSPLGDKATISFFVEEGPEFRIKSISFEGNQIPSEKLNKILKMKNGDRLTQEELKIDESVLQNFYSDEGYTYTKIEPHLLQEDQKIHLVYKIQEGPQTKVGEILIVGNYRTRHSAIRKALALKPNRPFSLNRLLKSESSLRRMGVFQSVDIEPLGIQEHKEEIHLLVKVEENPRSYIDLESSYDTDNKFTGAISLQHNNLFGFAKRSTLRLTGGNDIQKGELNYIDPRFFGVNLEMVTTGLVEAEQRPSFEAIDYGGKLSFRSPLTNQITLLTKYDLTRTSFQNVADPTALATRDHTLSRIGFSFNFDSRDSFADPKKGINALTGLDVSNKILASGFNFLQPSASIAHYQFFASRFTLFNYLRAEGINVFGSDVLPRDKRLFLGGDYSVRGFDQDSISPRDATGQLAGGLILLLHTIEIQTKIKGGLKFASFLDSGSVTDNFSQLDLGSLRHSAGAGLRYITPIGPLRLDYGIKLDRNRAVGESFGRLHFAFGYAF from the coding sequence GTGAAACCTCTCATTCTTATCCTTTTTGGTTTCCTCCTGGTCATGCCAACCCCTCTTTGGGGACGTGAATCCCGAATTGCAGACATAAAAATTGAAGGAGAGGCTTCCTTGCCTCGAGAAGAGATCGAAGCCCTCCTCCCGTTAAAAAGGGGAGATCCCCTGAACGAAAAAGAACTGGGGCCGTTTCTGGACTACCTCAAAAAATGGGGGCGCTTCTCAGAAATCAAAATGGAAAAGAAGACGACCCCTGAGGGCCTTCTGCTTATTCTTCATCTCAAGGAAGGGATGAAGGTCGTGGATATACAGGTTTCCGGGAATTACCCTTACCTCTCCAAGAGTCTTCATCGAAAATTATCCGTCCATCGAGGAGATTTCTACGACCCGGAGATCGCTCAAGATCAAATCAAGAGGTTGCAGGATTTCTACGAACGGGAAGGTTACGCTGGGACTACAGTCACGCTTGATATCCAACCAGATCACAAATGGGAAAATGTGATTCTCCACTATCACATTAAAAAAGGAGATCGCTATCAACTAAACCAAATCGAGATCGAAGGAAACCAGTTATTTCCCAGAGGATACTTTATCTCACAGTTGAACCCCCTCATCCTTTATCGCCCAGCAAGACTCCGAAATAGTCTGAACAAGATACGAAAAGACTACCAAAAAAAGGGGTATCTTGAGGCACGAGTACGTATCAAACAAATCTCGATCGATGAGAAAAAACGAAAAATTAATCTGAAACTGGCTGTTCAAGAGGGGCCTCATGTCAAAGTCCGGTTTCACGGGAACAAGCGCCTCTCTCGGAAGACCCTGAAAAAGGTGATTCCTGTCCTGACAGAGGGAGACACAAGTTCTCTTGCTATCGAGGAGAGCAAACAAGCGATCCAGGCCCTTTACAAAGAACGGGGATTTTTAGAGGCCTCCGTTGTCGCCAGAAAAAAACGCCTCGATGTTTCCGAAATTCTGATTCAGTTCGATATTCAGGAGGGAACGCAAACACGCGTCAAGCAGGTGCGTCTTGTCGGTGCGAAACAACTCAGGCCCAGAAAAATCAAACGTCACCTGACGACAGAAGAGGAATCGATTTTTAAAGATGGTTATTACAATCCGGAAACAGTTGAGGCTGATTTTCTGAGGTTGCCTGAAATCTACCACCACCATGGATTCTTGGAGGCCCGTGCCCTTGATAAAAAAACAGATTTCAGCCCCTTGGGAGACAAGGCAACCATTTCGTTTTTTGTTGAGGAGGGGCCTGAGTTCAGAATCAAGTCAATCAGCTTCGAAGGGAATCAAATCCCTTCGGAAAAACTAAACAAAATTCTCAAGATGAAAAATGGGGATCGGCTCACTCAAGAAGAATTAAAAATAGATGAGTCTGTCCTCCAGAATTTTTATTCAGATGAAGGCTATACTTATACGAAGATAGAACCCCATCTCCTCCAGGAAGATCAAAAAATCCATCTTGTCTATAAAATCCAGGAAGGTCCTCAGACAAAAGTGGGAGAAATCTTGATTGTTGGAAATTACAGGACCCGCCATTCGGCGATACGAAAGGCGCTTGCCCTCAAACCCAATCGCCCTTTTAGTCTGAATAGGCTTCTCAAGAGCGAATCTTCCCTGCGTCGAATGGGGGTCTTCCAATCGGTCGACATTGAGCCTCTCGGCATACAGGAGCATAAAGAGGAGATCCACTTGCTGGTCAAGGTAGAGGAAAACCCCAGATCGTACATCGATCTCGAATCCAGCTACGACACAGACAACAAGTTTACGGGTGCTATCAGTCTGCAACATAACAACCTCTTCGGTTTTGCTAAAAGGTCAACCCTTCGACTGACCGGTGGTAACGATATCCAAAAAGGGGAACTCAATTATATCGATCCACGGTTTTTTGGGGTAAACCTGGAAATGGTCACAACAGGACTTGTCGAGGCGGAACAACGTCCCAGTTTTGAAGCGATTGATTACGGTGGCAAACTCTCATTTCGAAGTCCACTGACCAATCAAATCACCCTCTTGACCAAATACGACCTGACGCGAACCTCTTTCCAGAATGTCGCAGATCCAACAGCCCTTGCGACACGAGATCACACGCTCTCTCGTATTGGTTTCTCCTTTAACTTTGACTCACGCGACTCCTTTGCCGATCCAAAAAAAGGGATCAATGCCTTGACCGGTCTTGATGTTTCCAACAAGATTCTGGCTTCCGGTTTCAATTTTCTTCAACCATCAGCCTCAATAGCCCATTATCAGTTCTTTGCCTCTCGCTTTACCCTTTTTAATTATCTCCGTGCGGAGGGGATTAACGTCTTTGGAAGCGATGTCCTTCCGAGAGATAAAAGACTCTTTTTAGGAGGTGACTACTCTGTCAGAGGATTTGATCAGGATAGCATCAGCCCGCGTGATGCCACCGGTCAACTTGCCGGTGGACTCATCCTTCTCCTTCACACCATTGAAATTCAGACAAAAATAAAAGGAGGGCTCAAGTTTGCCAGTTTCCTCGACAGTGGAAGCGTCACCGATAATTTTTCCCAACTCGATTTGGGTTCCCTGCGCCACTCAGCAGGGGCAGGTCTCCGCTATATCACCCCGATCGGACCCCTACGGCTCGATTACGGCATTAAGCTCGATCGGAATCGTGCTGTCGGAGAGAGCTTTGGACGACTCCACTTCGCCTTTGGGTATGCCTTTTAA
- a CDS encoding leucyl aminopeptidase: MKIEVIKPKQNIAVDLLAVGLWKDWEKTARMISHLVDPKTNQWILNTLKKEKFKAKPGEQKLIPLNSNRSIQNLLIVGLGEVKDCENNLRRMAATTVRSATKIHAKEIAIEVDPILRGKSETPYQLITEGLLLGNYSFDLYKSKDNQTPKTVTRVLLLSQGKGSAKASKEIKTGEVLAEVTNYARDLINIPATDMTPRRMVEEAKKIGQLPRISCRILDQNACRRLGMGSFLAVASGSKQPPYLIHLHYRPSGRPKGRVAIVGKGITFDSGGLSIKPASGMETMKDDMSGAAAVLGLMKAISTLHLPLLEVHGIAAVTENMPSGSADKPGDVATTMIGKTIEILNTDAEGRLTLADALPYALRQKPDLVIDLATLTGAVIVALGDLCAGIMGTNQDLVDRLIASGQKTGEKLWQLPLIEEYKEDIKSSVADLKNVGAKGAAGTITAGLFLREFVDEKIPWAHVDIAGTAWTEKGTALCPRGGTGFMVRTLFHFLTHYHRPKSK, encoded by the coding sequence ATGAAAATAGAAGTCATAAAGCCAAAACAGAACATTGCGGTTGATTTATTGGCCGTTGGGCTCTGGAAAGATTGGGAAAAAACGGCCCGTATGATTAGTCATCTCGTGGACCCGAAGACAAACCAATGGATCCTTAATACCCTAAAAAAAGAAAAGTTTAAGGCGAAGCCGGGCGAGCAAAAGCTGATCCCCTTAAATTCCAATCGCTCGATTCAGAATCTCCTCATTGTCGGTTTGGGAGAGGTCAAAGATTGCGAAAATAACCTCAGACGGATGGCAGCGACCACCGTCCGATCGGCAACAAAGATCCATGCCAAGGAAATCGCTATTGAGGTCGATCCGATCCTCCGAGGGAAATCTGAAACTCCTTACCAATTGATCACTGAGGGACTCCTTCTGGGCAATTACAGTTTTGACCTCTACAAATCAAAAGACAATCAGACGCCAAAAACGGTGACCCGCGTCCTTCTTCTCTCCCAAGGGAAGGGGTCGGCAAAGGCGTCGAAGGAAATTAAGACAGGAGAGGTCCTTGCCGAGGTAACAAATTATGCAAGGGATCTGATCAATATCCCGGCAACCGACATGACCCCTCGTCGCATGGTTGAGGAGGCAAAAAAAATCGGGCAGCTTCCAAGAATCTCCTGTCGCATCCTGGATCAGAACGCCTGTCGCCGTCTGGGGATGGGGAGTTTTCTCGCTGTCGCCAGTGGAAGTAAACAACCTCCGTATCTGATTCATCTTCATTATCGTCCTTCCGGCCGACCAAAAGGTCGCGTCGCGATTGTCGGGAAGGGAATCACCTTTGATAGTGGCGGCCTCTCCATCAAACCAGCCTCCGGGATGGAAACAATGAAAGATGATATGAGTGGTGCCGCTGCCGTTTTAGGCCTCATGAAGGCGATTTCGACACTTCACCTCCCTCTGCTGGAGGTTCATGGGATCGCTGCCGTGACCGAAAATATGCCCTCGGGAAGCGCCGACAAACCGGGTGATGTGGCGACCACGATGATCGGGAAGACAATCGAGATCCTGAATACCGATGCGGAGGGGAGACTCACCTTGGCCGATGCCCTCCCCTATGCCTTGAGGCAAAAACCGGATCTCGTGATTGACCTAGCGACCTTGACAGGGGCCGTCATTGTCGCCTTGGGTGATCTTTGCGCCGGGATTATGGGAACCAATCAAGATTTGGTGGATCGATTAATCGCCTCGGGACAAAAAACGGGAGAGAAACTCTGGCAATTGCCGCTCATTGAAGAATATAAGGAAGACATAAAAAGCTCGGTTGCCGATCTCAAAAATGTCGGCGCAAAAGGGGCTGCCGGCACGATTACTGCCGGGCTTTTCTTGAGAGAGTTTGTGGATGAGAAGATCCCTTGGGCCCATGTGGATATTGCCGGTACCGCCTGGACCGAAAAGGGAACCGCTCTCTGCCCGCGTGGAGGAACTGGATTTATGGTTCGAACCCTTTTTCATTTCTTGACCCACTACCACCGACCAAAATCAAAATGA
- a CDS encoding outer membrane beta-barrel protein encodes MKKITVFALALALASLVVYSPAQAEDSGSLEITGNVTTVTGWQRQTSGKYADPTSGVLGDGLVGAAGAGVESFGFFVDQVELDLAKSFGENIRARGDLDFYPIAGIGATPGRISPAAATGTADFIVEQGYVTANIPAGNGVEFLVGRFNSGIGLDPVDRGELSTVSFSSTHRVLLPHNLTGARAGYEFSDSFRWETYVVNDLADRAPAATTTIPSFGFNAIYNYGDEGNMSWFKFSGAGGLETPGLKKHWSFLGDMALHHMMNDAASLGLEGVYRQDNATAGAVDNNQFIAGTLKLGYDFSDVWDGTLRYGYLWDLDTGPAVGGTGVAVANNEYAPGLAGTLTNGGVRHDFVLATGYAIADGARFGLEGRFDLTKPSSGVTAGSTATGQNIGAAATFAYNF; translated from the coding sequence ATGAAAAAAATCACAGTCTTCGCGTTAGCCTTGGCGCTCGCAAGCCTTGTGGTCTATTCACCAGCTCAGGCGGAGGATTCAGGTTCGCTTGAGATCACGGGGAATGTAACCACAGTCACAGGTTGGCAGCGTCAGACGTCAGGAAAGTATGCAGATCCAACCTCCGGTGTCCTCGGTGACGGCTTGGTCGGCGCCGCGGGTGCAGGGGTTGAATCTTTTGGTTTCTTCGTGGATCAGGTCGAGCTCGATCTCGCCAAGAGTTTTGGTGAGAACATTCGTGCTCGAGGTGATCTTGATTTTTACCCGATCGCCGGTATCGGTGCGACGCCTGGTCGAATTTCGCCAGCGGCGGCGACAGGGACTGCAGACTTTATCGTCGAACAGGGATACGTAACAGCCAATATCCCTGCAGGGAATGGGGTTGAATTTCTCGTTGGTCGTTTTAATTCAGGGATTGGTCTTGACCCTGTCGATCGTGGCGAGCTTTCAACAGTCTCCTTTTCCTCAACCCATCGAGTCTTGCTCCCTCATAACCTGACAGGGGCAAGGGCTGGTTATGAGTTTAGTGATAGTTTTCGATGGGAGACCTATGTCGTCAATGATCTTGCCGATCGAGCTCCGGCTGCAACGACCACAATCCCTTCATTTGGTTTCAATGCAATTTATAACTATGGTGATGAGGGGAATATGAGCTGGTTCAAATTCTCTGGTGCCGGTGGTCTTGAGACACCTGGTCTCAAGAAACACTGGTCCTTCCTCGGCGATATGGCGCTTCATCATATGATGAATGATGCCGCCTCTTTGGGACTTGAGGGGGTTTATCGTCAAGATAATGCGACAGCTGGTGCTGTTGATAACAACCAGTTCATCGCTGGGACCCTCAAGCTCGGCTATGACTTTAGCGATGTTTGGGATGGGACGCTTCGTTATGGTTACCTCTGGGATCTCGACACCGGTCCAGCAGTTGGTGGTACCGGGGTTGCTGTTGCCAACAATGAGTATGCACCTGGTTTGGCTGGCACGCTCACCAACGGTGGTGTTCGCCATGACTTCGTCCTTGCCACAGGGTATGCTATAGCTGACGGTGCCCGCTTTGGTCTCGAGGGTCGGTTTGATCTTACCAAGCCCTCCTCTGGGGTCACGGCAGGTTCTACAGCTACCGGTCAGAACATCGGTGCTGCTGCGACGTTTGCCTATAACTTCTAG